A window of Littorina saxatilis isolate snail1 linkage group LG7, US_GU_Lsax_2.0, whole genome shotgun sequence contains these coding sequences:
- the LOC138970765 gene encoding large ribosomal subunit protein uL15-like isoform X2, producing MVSILNKRKKTRKLRGHVSHGHGRIGKHRKHPGGRGNAGGMHHHRINFDKYHPGYFGKVGMRYFHKTQNKFFCPTINVDRLWSLVSEQTREKYEKVTDKAPVIDVIRAGYYKVLGKGHLPKQPVIVKAKFFSKTAERRIKSVGGACVLVA from the exons ATG GTCTCCATCCtcaacaaaagaaagaagacCAGAAAGCTTCGTGGTCATGTCAGCCATGGTCATGGCCGAATCG GCAAGCACAGGAAGCATCCCGGTGGTCGTGGTAACGCCGGTGGCATGCACCATCACCGGATCAACTTTGACAAATA CCATCCTGGTTACTTCGGAAAAGTGGGTATGAGGTACTTCCACAAAACGCAGAACAAGTTCTTCTGCCCCACCATCAACGTGGATCGTCTGTGGTCCCTCGTCTCGGAGCAGACCCGGGAGAAGTACGAGAAAGTTACAGACAAGGCCCCGGTCATTGATGTCATCAGAGCT GGTTACTACAAGGTTCTGGGCAAAGGCCACCTCCCCAAGCAGCCCGTCATTGTCAAAGCCAAGTTCTTCAGCAAGACCGCTGAACGGAGGATCAAGTCGGTCGGGGGAGCCTGTGTTCTTGTCGCGTAA
- the LOC138970765 gene encoding large ribosomal subunit protein uL15-like isoform X1 gives MKMVSILNKRKKTRKLRGHVSHGHGRIGKHRKHPGGRGNAGGMHHHRINFDKYHPGYFGKVGMRYFHKTQNKFFCPTINVDRLWSLVSEQTREKYEKVTDKAPVIDVIRAGYYKVLGKGHLPKQPVIVKAKFFSKTAERRIKSVGGACVLVA, from the exons ATGAAAATG GTCTCCATCCtcaacaaaagaaagaagacCAGAAAGCTTCGTGGTCATGTCAGCCATGGTCATGGCCGAATCG GCAAGCACAGGAAGCATCCCGGTGGTCGTGGTAACGCCGGTGGCATGCACCATCACCGGATCAACTTTGACAAATA CCATCCTGGTTACTTCGGAAAAGTGGGTATGAGGTACTTCCACAAAACGCAGAACAAGTTCTTCTGCCCCACCATCAACGTGGATCGTCTGTGGTCCCTCGTCTCGGAGCAGACCCGGGAGAAGTACGAGAAAGTTACAGACAAGGCCCCGGTCATTGATGTCATCAGAGCT GGTTACTACAAGGTTCTGGGCAAAGGCCACCTCCCCAAGCAGCCCGTCATTGTCAAAGCCAAGTTCTTCAGCAAGACCGCTGAACGGAGGATCAAGTCGGTCGGGGGAGCCTGTGTTCTTGTCGCGTAA